A genomic region of Leptospira mtsangambouensis contains the following coding sequences:
- a CDS encoding glycosyltransferase: protein MRVLYFSDTFLPKTDGVAVSIKNFSELLALRGHEFCICAPKYGDGDFDRMTDKIQVVRFRSGYLPSYPDIKVVLPSPGKIKRVIEDFKPDLIHIHTPGLLGLYAVNAAERFGIPTIGTYHTLMAEQEMYVSFYRLFKLDKLFFKANKFKKKLNIDELDKIVKFDNFNIRKKIILKICNDIYNRCDVVISPSHLIKEQLIEYGITRPITVVSNGMDLKRFQGKPKIYSSGEAPKFLHVGRISYEKNCDVVLNAFKTIHEYFPEATLTIIGEGPAIPSLQRQAEHLGIQDAVSFKGFIPNAVLHEEYPKYDVFLTASTMETQGLVVLEAIACGLPAVGVDAFALPELIRHGENGYIAKSFDAKGIAQGALEMIRNPDEYAKFSKNSIQIASGHEMEKCVDAMEEVYSKVIEAMKGKVKKSNIFDLFFDFMQ, encoded by the coding sequence TTGCGAGTCTTATATTTTTCCGATACTTTTTTGCCAAAAACCGACGGAGTCGCAGTTTCCATTAAGAATTTTTCTGAACTTTTAGCTTTGCGTGGTCATGAGTTTTGTATTTGTGCGCCCAAATATGGGGATGGGGACTTTGATCGGATGACAGACAAAATCCAGGTGGTCCGATTTCGCTCTGGATATCTCCCCAGTTACCCAGATATCAAAGTGGTTTTGCCCTCGCCAGGCAAAATCAAACGGGTCATCGAAGACTTTAAACCAGATCTCATTCACATTCATACACCAGGCCTTCTCGGGTTATATGCTGTCAATGCCGCAGAACGTTTTGGAATTCCCACCATAGGGACCTATCACACTTTGATGGCCGAGCAGGAAATGTATGTTTCTTTTTACCGTTTGTTTAAACTGGATAAACTCTTTTTTAAGGCCAATAAGTTTAAGAAAAAACTAAATATAGACGAATTGGACAAAATTGTAAAATTTGATAACTTCAATATTCGCAAAAAAATCATTCTAAAAATTTGTAACGATATTTATAACAGATGTGATGTGGTGATTTCTCCAAGCCATCTCATCAAAGAACAACTCATTGAATATGGAATCACTCGTCCGATCACTGTAGTTTCCAACGGTATGGATTTGAAAAGATTTCAAGGGAAACCAAAAATTTATTCTAGTGGTGAGGCTCCTAAGTTTTTGCACGTAGGCAGAATTTCTTATGAAAAAAATTGCGATGTAGTTCTCAATGCATTTAAAACCATTCATGAATATTTTCCAGAGGCTACACTCACAATCATTGGAGAAGGTCCAGCCATTCCATCCTTACAAAGACAAGCAGAACATTTAGGGATTCAAGATGCTGTCAGTTTTAAAGGATTTATTCCCAACGCTGTGTTACATGAAGAGTATCCAAAGTATGATGTATTTTTAACGGCTTCAACTATGGAAACACAAGGACTTGTTGTGTTGGAGGCAATCGCTTGTGGACTTCCTGCTGTTGGTGTGGATGCTTTTGCATTACCAGAACTCATACGACACGGTGAAAACGGATACATTGCTAAGTCTTTTGATGCAAAAGGAATTGCACAAGGGGCACTAGAAATGATTCGAAATCCAGATGAATATGCTAAGTTCTCAAAAAATTCCATTCAAATTGCATCAGGACATGAAATGGAAAAATGTGTGGATGCGATGGAAGAAGTATATTCTAAAGTGATAGAAGCAATGAAAGGTAAGGTTAAAAAATCAAATATCTTCGATTTGTTTTTTGATTTTATGCAATGA